Part of the Cyprinus carpio isolate SPL01 chromosome A1, ASM1834038v1, whole genome shotgun sequence genome is shown below.
aactcaccttagtgagcataagagacttctatcaaAAGAATTAAGcactgattaaaaattaaaaatcgcaGACCcgaaacttttgaacggcagtgtacatttaaaaaaaatatatttaatgaattttaaacataaataaacataataaaacatttttggcaCAGTTTGCAATACTAATGTTCAAATCATCTCAGAAAATTACACCTTAAAGCTTGTAACACTTAAACacataatgcataaaaaacaaatgcaacgTGGTGACATGAAGGCAGATTACATTACTATTAATAGATCCAAAACACTCTCGAATTTGGATATTGTTGACtactattaaaatattgtttcatgtgaaaaatatttaatgttcattaTTGTCTCTATTCAGCAGTGCCAATGTTTTATTAGTGCTCACATCATTGATCTTGACCATCCAAACTGTGTGCGCTGGGTCATTCTCACCCATTCTTCCTTTCACTTTTCTCAGCAGTCCGAAATCCAAGCAGGAGGCCATGGTGAGGTCGCCACCCGTGATGTCCCCCTCTAGCGCTGCACAGATGGACTCCAAACTGCCCAACCAGGGAAAGCAAGGGGGAGCCGGCAGCCAATCACAGCCATCTCCTTGTGACCCCAAGTCACTGAGTGGAAGCCACACACCCAAAGGTCCCCAAGGCCCCATAGGGAGTATGGGACTCAAAAATGGACAAGGCCTGAGTTCAGGCAATGGGgcaaaagtcaaaattaaaagAGAGAGAAGCACTTCAGTGGAGTCATTCGAACAAAGGGATACAGGAACGCCAAACAATGAAGGGGACCAGAAAggtaaaataaagtgtgattttGTTTGTACTTTTTGAATTATGAAGCTGATTCAGAGCTCTTGTATcattcattaaagggataatttaccACTGTGGTTTTAGATTACATCTAGTGTGGTTTTAAGCATCTCCAGTATCTTGCCTTACTATGTTGGTCAGGTAATTTATATTGAGCGGTGTCGTGATGTGCAGTTATTTTTGCAACTCTGAATATTATGATCATCCTGTGGCACAGAATGATACTGTTACCACCTTGCTTTGTCATTGAATGGTCATTAATTTTTGTGCATCAGGCCCACTCTCAGGAAAATGAGCAGTATCTGCGAACTTCCAAGAGATAATATTTCTCACCTCAGGCCCGTGTACTGTAGTGCAGTAACCTGCATAACACAATGAGATTAATGGTCAAccaaattattgttgttattattattattattattattatttaacggCCAAATCTTTAAATATACTACCTCCGGTGCTTAAAAATGTGGTTACAGTCTTGCAAAGtaccagtgtttttttattttttttttattttttatcattgctAACCCTCAAGCACTATATTATGCAGCCCTCTCATAGTAGGGAATTAATTTACTTATATGTTTGGTAGTATCTGGTTATTTTATTGCTGCCTTGTAATAAATCACATGTTATAACTGGATGAATCAACTTCACATAgaggaaaaattaataaacatgatattttttatgtattgtatttgcCCTGTCAAGCAAAAGTATAAATGTGATGAAATACTGATCAAGAATGCAAGATAgtcttctgttgttgtttttttttttttttactttcaaatagATGCAAAATGCATATTAACTATATAAACAGAATGCTGCAGAACTGCGACATCGTATTATTgacatattcattatttataatggctaataatattattttacagtttttgaattACATACTAAACTGACTCAGGGACtttaataagattattattaaataataattttaacttttatttttattttttttatatcccatgttaatttaaaaaataattttaccttgctgtatttttgtttatttgttgttttttttgtgtttgcaatttttatattattccaACTTCGTTTTTGTAATGAAGATAGCCTTAGATGCTGGCATggcaatacaaataaataactactACACACTAGACTGTGTGAACCTTGAAGTATGTGATGGGAACGGGTATAGCATGATGTCCAGAGAATGACCCAATAATGTCTTTTTGTCCTTTTGTAGTGCTGTGTTATCATTTTCATATGCTTCTGGATGCACGCTCTCGTCTCTTTGTGCCCATATATAGCATATGGCAAAGCTCCATTATGAATGACCTTTTAATGACCCAGAATGCAAACGCACACCTTATCCCAAGGGCCACACATTTTCGCTGGTTTCCTTGTCTCATGTATGCGTTTATGTACATGTTTGCCCACCTCCACAGGGTTGCTCTGAGGGCTGTAGTGATGCATGAAGACATCCACACCCCTGTATGTTTTCTAGTGGCAGCATCACTGGATAAGCCTGGTTTAGGAACGCCAGGGAACAAACCATTTGGTTTGCTGAGTGAGGGGGAGCcaccttgctttttttttttctccccctttttTTTAGGATGGTGTGCATGCCAGTCTGAAGGACCCCTGCTGGTTAATACCactgcataaacatatttcatagtgaggctcaagaatttttttgttcttttgtttcagtttctttcttcttcttttttttaaaccagctccccactgttaaatttttttttgtggttaattCTTGAGGTGCAGCATGTAAAGAACATTAAAGACCGTtagtttgtgtttaaatgtgtatgtttcAAATGGTGACTTTGATGTTTGTCAGAAATATTTTGTCCAGTAGCAACCTGTTTGGTTTTCTTTGTGCTTGTATGCTCACAGGGAGACAGCTTGTAAGGCTGTTTggtgtgcttgtttgtgtttgttcaagCTGTCGAGAGTTTGCTCTTGCCGTTTgagctgtgtgtgttgtctgtacACAGGAAGTCTTATATCTCCACTTCTGACCCGAATGTGTCCTAGTTTCAGTGAGATGTTGTGGTCTGAGAACTAACCAGCTGGATAGACACTAACAGTAGTGTGACTGTATTGTCTTTTTAAAGCcttgttcacactgacagcgattTCCCCCCCCCTTTCTCCTCACTGGAGGTCAGCTGGTTTGGTTGTTGTAGGTGTTCTTTTTAACTCCTGGATGCTTTAATGTTATTGGTTGGCTGCACAACTGGCCATAAATGTTGAAAATCTGAACAAAAGTGATGAGCTTTTCCAGTAAAACGAAGACtttattccataaaaataaataaattaaaatgtaatgggtAAAAATGTAATCATATCAGTCTTGAGAGTATATGTAATTGTAAAAGCTAATAATTCACAAGTGGTTGGGTTGCATACAGTTATTGTACTTCTGCTTCTCCAAAATGTTGAGAACTGGCCTGTGGTTTCATGACATTTTAATGGTGACTAAGAACTTCCTATGTGTCCAAGAAAAGTTTTATTCTTTAATTCTGGATAGagttatgtgtgtatttttggcTCCATGTTATCTAAAGTTTGTTTAAGCCATCCTAGACTCCTTTCACAATTTCATAACAGCCTTCATTGGTCAACACACAGCACTTTACAGACAAATGTGgaatttataataaatagaaatcaCAGTATACAGTATTCATGTTGATGTAAAACTTTGAGGACTGTTGCTCAGACTAAACCTTGTCAGGTACTACACCACGCTGCCATTGgttattttgttgcatttactaCCCACCTTTTTGTTTGAGAAACAACCCCACAATTTAGTAGTAGTGTATTTCACAGCAGTAGAAATCATATGGTAATCTTACTCTTCTGTCTCTCTAAAGAAATGGGCAGTAGAGCGAAAAGGTTATGTGTTGGAGAGCGACGGTTGCCCTACAGCGGCGCAGATTGGTGTTCAGGAGGAGAGAGCGATGAAGACGACCCAGGATTCTTCAGTATGTAGCTTcactatttcattttttgttttataataaaattaatttaaagtgtaaAGCAGTTTTTACCATAAAAATGTAGGTATGAAATTCTTAATGGTAATTGTCACCTTGTGGcaaagatttattatataataataagaagaaattgaCTTGTGATTACTAATTCAATTTACAAACTAATGATATTTGAAGTCTTTCTTTTAGCATCACTAAACAGAGTGATTGCCAAAATAGATCTTATTGCTGATGCTATGTGATAATATCTATAATGCTTATGTTTTGCACAGACTGTAACTCCGCTGACATAAAGCCAGATCCAGGTGCTCTTTCTGCCTCTACACCTACCCACAATACAGTAGGGGGACAGAGCACAACGTCTGAATTGGGGAGTGGGCAGAAACCAGGGTCAAAGGTCGTTTACGTCTTCACCACAGAGATGGCCAACAAGTAAAGATTTCCTGTTTTTTCTTTATCAGTGGTGCTTGTCATAATATAAATGTGAAcctgtgctaatgttttgaaacGATGCCATTTTAGCACTGCCCTCTGGTCAGGGTTTCCGCGGgtgcttaaaaagtcttaaatttagtttcaaatttaaggccataaaaagtattaaatgaaaGTCtaaaagggatagctcacccaaaattgaaaattacccccatgatttactcaccctcaagccatcctaagcatatatggctttcttcttttttcagatgaatacaatcgaagtcctggttcttccaagctttataatggcagtgaatggatgATACtcaatagtccaatagaagtccaataaactgTGGCAAtccaccatttaaaaaaaaaaaaaaggtgctacACACTACTCTGGGCGTGGGGTTTGGGGTTAATAAAGGCATCCTGAAGCGAATTGATGCGTTttcataagaaaaatatccatatttaaaactttataaaccttcatctctagcttccactaaaTGTTATGCGTGTACATAAGAGAGTTGCAGTCcagcagaaatgtatttatttttttatttttatttttttgtgaaaacctgtatctgaactgtagGCTATATCATAAGTTTTgctgtcattttacagtttatgttacgatagacattgccctaccctgctcatattatattacttttacttgtgcaggtcttaaacagtcttaaaatacattttaaaagtcctGCAGATACCCTGCAGGTACACTgcttaaatgctgttgttttgttgaatcatAGTGCCATGCTTTTGTCAGTTCATAGAACCAAATCCAACTATCACAATCTCTCTCcttcatatttcttttttgctGTGCTATGAAATATCTGAAAGTATTAGTGGTAAAAGATGAAAGCATTTAAGCACTGACAGCAACATGTTTGCCTAAACTAGTCCCTCAGTTGGCAGATATTAGAATGCCAAATGTTAGTGACAGGATGTGTCAGAAACTTTGTCAGACGTTGTGACCATAACGAAAGTCTCCCACAGAGCAGTCCCATTACTGCTCTGCCATCACACTAGATGCTCTGCCATTTCACTAGCCCAGTGTCAATTTCTTCTGTGTGACTATTTGTCCATCTTTTCTAGCACTGTTGTATATGTGGCTATGGCCAGTTGCATGGACAGTCACAGTACCCATTACTAGTGTGTAATGTGGTGGGAGTGAAATAAATATGTTCTGTAATAAAGCTAAAATGGGTGTTTTCTGTGCCACTATCATCATTAAACAGTATTGCTAAAAAGTTTTTATGTTGCTTGAGCCAGTGTTGTTTGTCTGTCTATTTGGcatgctcaaacaaacagcaatTTTATAATAGCACCACAGATACAGATTGATTATAACTTTCAAGAAAATCAACCAACAAATGACTTTGAGTTGTGACAAATGAGTTTTCTACATATTAAACTTGGATTGACAAAagtattttacatgaaaataattaaacatttcagCTTTAAATTAGACACTGAAGATAAGTCTGTTTTTGGTCAGGAGAGTTATGCAATGCTTTGACTGTAATTTCTTCCCATCTCAGGGCGGCAGATTCAGTCATAACGGGACATGTAGACAATATCATCACTTACCACATGAATAATATCTCTAATGGCAAGGGTGGAAAGCCCCAGCTACCCCTGGTAAGAAAGGACATCACTGAATTGTTTACACACTGTCACTAAATATGTTTGCTGCTAAATGTCAAGATTTTCACAGACAgattaaaaatgtctattttattgtgtctattttatttatttatttatttttatttttttcagaacaatcaGATTGGGTCCCTCAGAAGTGACATTAAACAACAAGGAGTTCCTTCCCAGCAACAGCCCTCATCTCTCGCCAGTGATCAGAACCACCAAGCAGCCTCTAAAGTAGCGCAGTCAGGCCAGCAGCAACAACCTCAAGCGCAACCCACCCAACCTCAGCAACCAACCCAGGGGGCAAAACCAACTAGCCTGCCTCCAGACAATGCACCTTCAGCTGGTTTGGACTCTAAGAGCCTCCCCAGCAGTAGCCCACAGGATGGTGCTGGATCCCATGATGGTAGCAACTCTGCAGGGACACCTGGTAGCCAGGCCTCCAACCAGCCTTCCAATGCTGGCCCTCAACAGAGCTTCCCATCCCTAGATTTACCTAAAGGGGCAGATGCTAAGCTCACAGCTCAACACCACCAGCAGCTGGCTCATGAAATCATGTCTAGCATGGGGGACAACCCTGAGGGCCTTTCCCAAGAGCAACTTGAACACAGGGAACGTTCCTTACAGACTTTACGTGATATACAGCGAATGCTCTTCCCAGATGACAAGGACATGGCTACCATGGGCCAATTGAATATGGGTGCACCCCCACCTAATTCAGCAATGATGGAAGGAGGACCCAAGAAAACAGAACAAGGGCCTCTACAAGCCATGATGGCCCAGTCAAAAAGCCTTGGAAAGCCAGGTGGTCCAGGAGGACCACGTCCAGATGGGCCTCCCTTTGGTCCACCTGGTCCTAGAGACATGCCCTTTTCTCCAGATGATCTTGGACCCCCTCCACCAGGTCCAGGACCTATGAACTCACATCCAGGTGGAGAGCATGGAGACCATTTGACCCCAGAGCAGATGGCCTGGCTAAAACTGCAGCAAGAGTTCTATGAGGAGAAGAAGCGTAAACAAGAACAAATGCAGCATAGGCCAATGGGAGACATGATGCTTCATCAGGGTGGACCTAGAGGAATGATGAGAGGCCCACCGCCACCCTACCAGATGAATCCTGGAGAGGTGTGGGGCCCTGGTGGCCCTGAACCATTCCCTGACCAGATGAACATGGGCCCCAGAGGGATGCATCCACACATGCAGAGGATGCCTGGCTTCCCTGGCATGATGAACCCCGACATGGAGGGAGGGCCCAATACTATGCCCAGACCTGGAATGAACTGGCCTGATGATATGCCAAAAATGGGGGATGGGAGGGGATTCCCTCCTGGGCAAGGCATGTTTGGAGGTCCGGGTGGAAGAGTGGAAAGATTCCCCAATCCTCAGTCAGTACAGGAAGCTATGTTCCATCAAGGTATGGGTGATAAACAAGGCATGGGACTGACACCTGGCATAATGATGGAGATGAATCGAATGATGGGTAATCAAAGACCCATGGAGCCTGGAAATGGAGGTGGCATGATTTTTCCCAGAATGCCAGGTGATGGTCCCATGAGCCCCTCCTCAAGAATGGAGTTTGTGAAAGGTCTTGGTCGAGACATGAATGAATTTGGCATGGGCCCTGGAAACCTCAATGTAAACATGGGCCCTAGCCCTCAGATGATGCTCCCTAAGATGAGAGAACCACCAATGAACCTTAGTCCAGAGGAAATTATGAAGATGAGGCAAGGTGGAGGTCCAATGCCTGACAATGTAGTTCCTTCACAGAGAATGATGCAGGGGCCTCCTTTCCCTGACCAGCCCCATGCAGGAGACCTCAACATGGGACCTAATCGACAATTCCCTGGCATGTGTCCCCAAGGCCCTGGAAGTCAAAGATGTCCCAGAGGCGAGCCACCCTTCGGTCCTGACCAAAGAGGAGGTAATGTGGGTGGAAATGGTCGTCTTAGTCACATGCCTCATTTACCACCGAACCAGGTTCCCAACAGCTCAGGGCCTCCACCTGGCCAGAGAAATATGAGTCGTAAACCCTCAGACCTGAATGTCCAATCTGGCCCTGCAAACTCGCCCAACGTCAATGTCAACCCGCTAAAGTCACCAACACTGCGGCAGGTCCAGTCACCAATGCTGGGCTCGCCATCAGGTAACCTCAAATCTCCACAGACACCGTCCCAGCTGGCTGGTATGCTTAGTGGACCATCAGCTGCAGCAGTAGCAGCAGCGGCAGCCATTAAATCTCCTCCCATGATGGGCTCAGCAGGGGCATCACCCGTCCATATGAAGTCTCCTTCGCTTCCTGCCCCCTCCCCTGGCTGGACGTCATCACCCAAGCCACCCATGCAAAGCCCAGGAATCCCTCAGAACAAGCCTCCCCTTAGTATGACATCACCAAATATGATGGGCAATGTAGAGCAAGGTACAATAAAAGTTGTGTCTAAACAAATGTCATGATTAATCTTTATGTATATTGTAGGTTTACTTTTTAGTCATTGTACATATGGCATATTTTTATGTGGAGCCAGTCTTTATTCATTGGTATGTAAGTCTGTTGGGACTTTCATAACACTTTACTTTGATGGTCCCCTTTAGACTATCTGTTGACTATAGGTAACTTTGCAACTGCATGTCAATTACCGAACATTAGCGTATTAGTGCACCAGCTATCTAATATCTGCTAACATCTTATTTTTATTGGTTGCCAGACACTGGAATGTTGAACAGACATTCAACTGACtatattaattttgattataCTAACCCTAAATTCCACTAACCCTAACCATGACctgacagtctactaatactttaatgagagttagttgataGATAGTTATTTATACTAAACAGAATGTCTGACAATTGTTTTCATTTGATCAATTATTCCTGCCAATTACACTGTTACAGCAGgactttttaataaagtttttgttgCAGCTATTGACCTAAGAGGTGTCAAATAAAAGATCATTGGTAAAAGCTCTTCTTCCATCATCTGACATCTCTCTTCTGTTAACCTCCTCTGCCCTCCTTTGTTCTCAGGTGGTAATCCTCCTCCCTCAGCTCCTCCTTCCAGTAGTTCCTCCAGTCAGCCAGGTGGCATGAATGTGCCAGGAAGTCTTCCATCCAGCAGCCCCTACACAATGCCCCCAGAGCCAACGTTATCCCAAAATCCTCTTTCCATCATGATGTCCCGCATGTCCAAGTTTGCAATGCCCAGTTCTACACCCCTCTACCATGATGCAATCAAAACCGTGGCTAGCTCTGATGATGACTCGCCACCTGCTCGATCGCCAAACCTGCCATCTATGAACAACAGCATGCCCGGTAATGTCTATAAGAATTAATGAAAATGGAGTAGTTTTTATAGTGGCATTTTCTGGAGGCCCTTTCCACTAAATCAAAATCTTTTTTGTTCTCTTTATAGGTATGGGTGTGAACCATCACCCAGGTCATCCTCGAATGATGACTCCCAACTCTTCTGGCCCCATGCCTTCCCTCAGCCCAATGGGGATGAACACTATGGGCTCCCAGCCACTTTCCCATGGCATGCCAAACCAGATGCCCTCACCCAATCCAATGGGCCCTAATATGCCTCCTCACTCAGGGCCTATGGGTCCAGGCATGATGGCTCATGGTATGATGATGAACCCAGTCTCCCAAGACCCTGGCATGGGCAACAACCAGATGATGCCACAGGGGCGTATGGTTCTTCCTCACCGAGGACAGGGCTTCCCTCCAGGACAGTCACCTCCACAGCAGGTCCCCTTTCCTCACAATGGTCCTGGGCACCAGGGTGGCTTCCCTCATGGGATGGGTTTCCAGGGAGAAGGGGGCCCACTGGGCAGGATGGGCAATATGCCTCACGGACCTGGTGGTGAGCCAGGTATGTGTAAACCTAACACTCCAGGAGGCCAGGAGTTTAATAACATGCCGGGTGTCTTCAATGACTCGGATTTACATGAGGTCATGCGACCAGGTGCGTCAGGTATCCCCGAGTTTGACCTCTCTCGAATTATCCCTTCTGAGAAGCCTAGCCAGACTCTTTCTTACTTCCCTCGTGGTGGAGATGCCCCTGGTGGGAAGCCACCACATCCGTCTGGCCCACCTGGCTTTCCCCAAATGCAGGGGATGATGGGTGAGAGCAATCCAAGGATGGGCCTCCCTATGCAGGGAATTGGTGGTCCTCCTGGCCCTGGACATATGGGACCACAGGACATGCCCATGGGTCATCCAGGCCACAACCCCATGAGACCCCCAGGTTTCATGGGTCAGGGTATGATGGGGCCACAGCACAGGATGTTGTCTCCTGGCCAGCAGCCAGGAATGATGGGAGGCCCTGGAATGATGCAAGGAAAGGAAAGGCCGATGTACAACCACCCTGGCCCTGTGGGCTCACCTAACATGATGATGTCACTACAAGGGATGAGCGGTCCTCAGCAGACTATGATGATGCCCTCTCAGATGAGGCCTCGAGGAATGGCAGGAGATATGGGGATGGGATTTAACCCTGGCCCAGGGAACCCTGGGAATATAATGTTTTGAGCCTCCACTACAGTTATGAACAGTCAGGAAACTGTGTAACCTGTGAAATAAAAACCTTCGtaatgaaagacaaaaagaaactcTGTGTTCTTAAGCAGATATATGTGGAAACCAGGACATTTTCTGTGCACATACACACCCTGACACCTGGTTAGAATAAGGTTTATAGCTTACACAGTGATGGGTATCCATCACATACAGATGGATGTGTTCACAGGGAATCTTCTCATTTAACAGGAGGAAGTGTGAGAAGCTAATTGTGCTTTCCTCAAAGTTGGGCTCAGGTCCGGCACTGTTTGGAATGGACTATTTTCCGATAACTTGGGAATGTATATGGAATTTACAAGAC
Proteins encoded:
- the LOC109076368 gene encoding B-cell CLL/lymphoma 9 protein-like isoform X1 encodes the protein MLEVQEERPPAAAVAAAATATTAATGTTGNASGRKERAKERQEEGQDCSSPVATPSTGPRSTRAKTTPTPTHTHTPSPQQHSTAPASVTLGLTSMHSSNPKVRNSPSANTQSSPKSKQEAMVRSPPVMSPSSAAQMDSKLPNQGKQGGAGSQSQPSPCDPKSLSGSHTPKGPQGPIGSMGLKNGQGLSSGNGAKVKIKRERSTSVESFEQRDTGTPNNEGDQKEMGSRAKRLCVGERRLPYSGADWCSGGESDEDDPGFFNCNSADIKPDPGALSASTPTHNTVGGQSTTSELGSGQKPGSKVVYVFTTEMANKAADSVITGHVDNIITYHMNNISNGKGGKPQLPLNNQIGSLRSDIKQQGVPSQQQPSSLASDQNHQAASKVAQSGQQQQPQAQPTQPQQPTQGAKPTSLPPDNAPSAGLDSKSLPSSSPQDGAGSHDGSNSAGTPGSQASNQPSNAGPQQSFPSLDLPKGADAKLTAQHHQQLAHEIMSSMGDNPEGLSQEQLEHRERSLQTLRDIQRMLFPDDKDMATMGQLNMGAPPPNSAMMEGGPKKTEQGPLQAMMAQSKSLGKPGGPGGPRPDGPPFGPPGPRDMPFSPDDLGPPPPGPGPMNSHPGGEHGDHLTPEQMAWLKLQQEFYEEKKRKQEQMQHRPMGDMMLHQGGPRGMMRGPPPPYQMNPGEVWGPGGPEPFPDQMNMGPRGMHPHMQRMPGFPGMMNPDMEGGPNTMPRPGMNWPDDMPKMGDGRGFPPGQGMFGGPGGRVERFPNPQSVQEAMFHQGMGDKQGMGLTPGIMMEMNRMMGNQRPMEPGNGGGMIFPRMPGDGPMSPSSRMEFVKGLGRDMNEFGMGPGNLNVNMGPSPQMMLPKMREPPMNLSPEEIMKMRQGGGPMPDNVVPSQRMMQGPPFPDQPHAGDLNMGPNRQFPGMCPQGPGSQRCPRGEPPFGPDQRGGNVGGNGRLSHMPHLPPNQVPNSSGPPPGQRNMSRKPSDLNVQSGPANSPNVNVNPLKSPTLRQVQSPMLGSPSGNLKSPQTPSQLAGMLSGPSAAAVAAAAAIKSPPMMGSAGASPVHMKSPSLPAPSPGWTSSPKPPMQSPGIPQNKPPLSMTSPNMMGNVEQGGNPPPSAPPSSSSSSQPGGMNVPGSLPSSSPYTMPPEPTLSQNPLSIMMSRMSKFAMPSSTPLYHDAIKTVASSDDDSPPARSPNLPSMNNSMPGMGVNHHPGHPRMMTPNSSGPMPSLSPMGMNTMGSQPLSHGMPNQMPSPNPMGPNMPPHSGPMGPGMMAHGMMMNPVSQDPGMGNNQMMPQGRMVLPHRGQGFPPGQSPPQQVPFPHNGPGHQGGFPHGMGFQGEGGPLGRMGNMPHGPGGEPGMCKPNTPGGQEFNNMPGVFNDSDLHEVMRPGASGIPEFDLSRIIPSEKPSQTLSYFPRGGDAPGGKPPHPSGPPGFPQMQGMMGESNPRMGLPMQGIGGPPGPGHMGPQDMPMGHPGHNPMRPPGFMGQGMMGPQHRMLSPGQQPGMMGGPGMMQGKERPMYNHPGPVGSPNMMMSLQGMSGPQQTMMMPSQMRPRGMAGDMGMGFNPGPGNPGNIMF
- the LOC109076368 gene encoding B-cell CLL/lymphoma 9 protein-like isoform X2, giving the protein MLEVQEERPPAAAVAAAATATTAATGTTGNASGRKERAKERQEEGQDCSSPVATPSTGPRSTRAKTTPTPTHTHTPSPQQHSTAPASVTLGLTSMHSSNPKVRNSPSANTQSPKSKQEAMVRSPPVMSPSSAAQMDSKLPNQGKQGGAGSQSQPSPCDPKSLSGSHTPKGPQGPIGSMGLKNGQGLSSGNGAKVKIKRERSTSVESFEQRDTGTPNNEGDQKEMGSRAKRLCVGERRLPYSGADWCSGGESDEDDPGFFNCNSADIKPDPGALSASTPTHNTVGGQSTTSELGSGQKPGSKVVYVFTTEMANKAADSVITGHVDNIITYHMNNISNGKGGKPQLPLNNQIGSLRSDIKQQGVPSQQQPSSLASDQNHQAASKVAQSGQQQQPQAQPTQPQQPTQGAKPTSLPPDNAPSAGLDSKSLPSSSPQDGAGSHDGSNSAGTPGSQASNQPSNAGPQQSFPSLDLPKGADAKLTAQHHQQLAHEIMSSMGDNPEGLSQEQLEHRERSLQTLRDIQRMLFPDDKDMATMGQLNMGAPPPNSAMMEGGPKKTEQGPLQAMMAQSKSLGKPGGPGGPRPDGPPFGPPGPRDMPFSPDDLGPPPPGPGPMNSHPGGEHGDHLTPEQMAWLKLQQEFYEEKKRKQEQMQHRPMGDMMLHQGGPRGMMRGPPPPYQMNPGEVWGPGGPEPFPDQMNMGPRGMHPHMQRMPGFPGMMNPDMEGGPNTMPRPGMNWPDDMPKMGDGRGFPPGQGMFGGPGGRVERFPNPQSVQEAMFHQGMGDKQGMGLTPGIMMEMNRMMGNQRPMEPGNGGGMIFPRMPGDGPMSPSSRMEFVKGLGRDMNEFGMGPGNLNVNMGPSPQMMLPKMREPPMNLSPEEIMKMRQGGGPMPDNVVPSQRMMQGPPFPDQPHAGDLNMGPNRQFPGMCPQGPGSQRCPRGEPPFGPDQRGGNVGGNGRLSHMPHLPPNQVPNSSGPPPGQRNMSRKPSDLNVQSGPANSPNVNVNPLKSPTLRQVQSPMLGSPSGNLKSPQTPSQLAGMLSGPSAAAVAAAAAIKSPPMMGSAGASPVHMKSPSLPAPSPGWTSSPKPPMQSPGIPQNKPPLSMTSPNMMGNVEQGGNPPPSAPPSSSSSSQPGGMNVPGSLPSSSPYTMPPEPTLSQNPLSIMMSRMSKFAMPSSTPLYHDAIKTVASSDDDSPPARSPNLPSMNNSMPGMGVNHHPGHPRMMTPNSSGPMPSLSPMGMNTMGSQPLSHGMPNQMPSPNPMGPNMPPHSGPMGPGMMAHGMMMNPVSQDPGMGNNQMMPQGRMVLPHRGQGFPPGQSPPQQVPFPHNGPGHQGGFPHGMGFQGEGGPLGRMGNMPHGPGGEPGMCKPNTPGGQEFNNMPGVFNDSDLHEVMRPGASGIPEFDLSRIIPSEKPSQTLSYFPRGGDAPGGKPPHPSGPPGFPQMQGMMGESNPRMGLPMQGIGGPPGPGHMGPQDMPMGHPGHNPMRPPGFMGQGMMGPQHRMLSPGQQPGMMGGPGMMQGKERPMYNHPGPVGSPNMMMSLQGMSGPQQTMMMPSQMRPRGMAGDMGMGFNPGPGNPGNIMF